From the genome of Cytophagales bacterium WSM2-2:
GAATCCCAATTCGGCTATCAGGGCAATGTCCTTGATGACGTTAGCTCCACGGCTGTCCATTGTCACCTTATGATGGTGACATCCGGCATCCGTCAGGTAATGAGTGTAGTCGTCTACAGGTGCAATGGTGTGTACTTCATGCCCTTGCTCCAGCAGAGCCTTCACAAAATTCATCCTGAAATTGTAAATGTTCCAGGAGGTATTCAATACGATAGCCACTTTCATAGAACTCCTTGTTTGCCGAATACAGTGGCAAGAATGAGGCCGTCCGGGCTTGGAATTCGAAATTGGGTCATTTTAGAGTGATTTTGATGACTAGAACTTTGCTTGTCTTCCCAATTCGGGAAGTGTTTGTCTCGTCATTGGGCTATTAAGATGGGCAGCATTAATCAAATGACAATTTTGTAGTGATGCGACTTGAAAGTGCTGGAAACTTCATTTTGGAGACGAAAGCATTTTTGGATTTCCCTGGTGTGACCATGCCCGTCTGATTCCATTATTAATTCATGCATCAGGACCGTAATTGTCCTTGACTTTGATGTCAATAACAGGCTCTGATTTTTGGAAAGGGTAAAATTCCGCGTTTCAAAAGGTTCAATATCGTAGCTCAAATAAGTTTGCGAATGCGTGGTTCCGCTTGGAACCAGGTTAAACAAGCATTCGATCTTTAAATGGAATTTTTTGTCAGTTGTATTTTTGATGCTTAGTCGAACGCGAGGAATATATTCGATTGGAGGAGATACGTTGTAAAGTTCGCGCCATCTACTGGGGCTGCCGGCCATCAATACCAGCGCTATCGACAATGAAAGGATAGTCAACGAGATGGCTTGACAATCAAAAATGAACAGGATGACACTTAAAATCCAAACAGCGGCAAATGCAAACATGTTTAGCCTGTGTAATATCCATTGCACTGCATCTGCCTTGGTTGGCATAGGCCCGATCAAACATTTGTAGCATTGAATTATCAACAGAGTGCCATTTGACGTCAGGAATACATAGCAAAGTAGCTCTGTCATTTATGTTTGTAAGATTCGAATGGGGCATAAACATAAATGGTTTCGAATCGAAATGATTTTAAACCCTTTCTTACGGAGTTAATTACTTATCGAGTAGTAAGAATTAGTTATTCCGTACCAAGCCTTGCTATGAATTTCACCGATTGCTACACTGGTTTTTCGGATGGTTTCTTTTCAATCTGAGGTACTGCCGCAGGCTGTTCACCGATTTTGGTCTTTTGAATTCCGAAGAGGTGGTATGCAATCAACTTGCCTGCGTCCTCTTTTGAAGTAGGATCGACTGTAAATGTACCGTGTTGTACTTGCTCCCCGCGGATCGAAACGGTGTAGTTGATATCTATTGATTCATTTTTTTGACCGAACGAAAGCGTCACGACGGGGACCGATTCATTATCGGTAAAATCGATCCGGGTCCTTTTCAATTGCTTTATTATTCTATTCTGCTCATCGTTCAATTGACCCACGATATCAAGATTGAATTGCATCGTTAAGTCGGTAAATGGCATGAGTTGCGGATATATTTGATACAGACGAGCAATAGCTTCTTTCTGTGACTTTCCACCTGTTGCCCGGGCTATGCCCTCATATGTGCGGGCGATGAGCAATGTTTCAAATGGATCAGAACATTCCGGATCATTGAGCACCATTTCGAAGTATTCTTTGGCTTCACTGTCCTTTCCTTCCGCGAGGTAAAGCTTACCAAGGATATACCGGAAGTATTTCTTCATCCTCGGACGTTTGTCGGTGTCGAGACGGTTTTTGTACATCTTGATGAAATATTCGTTGCCGAATCCTTCCATCACTGACCATACTTCATCGAATGTGATCAGGTTTTCAGGTGAGAATAAGGAATAGATTACCTGGTCACGCTCGGGACTTTCAGCCACCAGGGAAGCAAGCAACATTTTATGATGACGAATCTCGATGGTGTATTTTATCCACCGGTACCAATTGAGCGGATTGAACCAGAAGTACCATTCATCGTGCTCGAACATGTACTCCCGTTTGAAGTTTAGTTGATTTAAATATTGCAGAGAAGCAACGGCAAGGTTGTATTGCTCCTGTCCCCAGGTAGTACCAATGTGCAGTTCCTGAAAACGTGCTGCCTTGTTAATACGCTCCTGGCTTTCAGCTGTCAACCCTTCGTAGTGCTGAGCGCGTGCAAGCCCAATGCAGTGCCAGCCATAGCCGGGGGTGCTACCCTGACTTTGAAGAACTTTACTCAGGAGTGTGTCGGCTTCTTCCGGGTGACCCCGGTAGGTAGCGAGTGTGCCTCGCATGTAAAAATATTCTTTCGTGGTTTTCTCAACACTTTGTTCACGCTCCTCTGCCTGGCGGAAATACAACTCAGCCTGTTCGAATTCACCCATAGCCAGTTTAAATTCCGCGTAGTTGTTACTGGAGTAAGCCCCGTTTTGAATGAGTTGGTCGTAGTAATAATTGGCTGAGTCGATGTCGAGCAAATAGTCGTGGATCATCGCCTTGTAATGAAAGGTACTCAGGTATTGCCTGTTCAGGTAGCTTGGGTCGTAAATCCCGTTGTTGAATGGCAGGTCATTTTTAATTTTTCGAAGAGCAGAGTCCAGGCAACTGTTAGCGGCAGCTACATTTTCTTTTACGGAATTCTTTAAAAAAGAAAATTGCTTGGAGGTGTACATCCGGTTACGATGATAAAGCCAAGCCATTGTGTTGTAGGAGTCCATGTTGATCTCCATCTGAAAGTTTCGATCGCGGATGTGCTGCAAAACCTCCATTGCTTTATCTTGTTGTTCTACATTTTGGTAGCATCTATCCAGGAAGTAAGTAATGAGCCCATAGTCGAAATGGTATTTATAATTGGCGTTATAGGTATTGAAGTTGCTCGTCCGGATTCTTAGCAAAGGATCGTAATCTGATTCGATTTTATTCATTGCCTTCTTTAACGGACCGATCGCTTTTGTAAAGCCCAATTCATCGTTTGCCCGGAAAAAAAGATATGCTCCTTCCAGCATGTAGCCGAGATAATAAGTGCTGTCCCTGCGGATGAAGCTTCGGGCTTTTTCGTACGTCTTGGGATCAAGAAAAGACGTGCCCTCACGTTCGCGGTCAAGTTGCTGGCGAACTGTGTTTTGGGAAAGACAGATTGTAGTTATGAATACCAGGGGAATGGTAATATTTAACCAGAGAACTCGGCAAAGGGCATTTTTTTGACGGGCTTCGTTAATCATCGTCTTCATTTTCCTGGTATTTAAATTCAAGAGTTACTTCTTCGCTTTGATTCCCATTTTACTCAACCGACTTATTTCTGGATCTACAACTTGCTGAAGTGCAGTGCGTGATGCTTCACGGTTGCGGAAGATTAACCGGTGATGAAGAACGGGCTGGGCCAGGTCACGAAGATCATCTTCGATAACATAATCACGTTGATTTACCATCGCCCAAGCTTTCAAACACTTGACAAAAGTAATTCCGCCACGGGTAGAGCAGCCAAGAGCAATCTCCTGGTGTTTCCTCGTTCCTTGCACGATTCTTACTACCCCTTTCATTAATTCTGGATGAACGTAGACTTTCTCAGCTTCATCTTGTAGATGGATAATGTCGCTGTAACTGAGTACTTGTTTCACTGTATTTTTTCCGTTGTTGATAGAGAGGTAGTTGTTATAGATATCCAGCTCTACCTCTTCGCTTACATAGCCGAATGATATCTTCATGGAGAATCGATCCAGTTGTGCGGCAGGGAGCGGATAAGTTCCCTCCATTTCAATTGGGTTCTGTGTGGCAATTGTAAAAAAGAATTTGTCCAGTGGGAAAGTCGCATCACCCGCTGTAATTTGATTTTCCGCCATACACTCCAGTAGTGCGCTTTGCACTTTAGGGGAAGCCCGATTGATTTCGTCTGCCAGTAATACGTGCGTGAAAAGAGGACCTTTCTTGAAGACAAAATCTTTCTTTGCTTCATCGTAGATATGCGAACCGATTAAGTCCATCGGAAGCAAATCGGGAGTGAACTGTATTCGCTTGAAAGCCACTCCGCCATTAGCTGAATGAAAATCGATCTTCCCTTCAGAAATGGATTGCGCAAGGGTTTTTGCCAATACGGTTTTACCTGCACCGGGATTGTCTTCCAATAAGATGTGACCACGGGCAATCAATGCAGCTACTACATATTTTATTTCATGAGGCTTGCCACGAATGATTGTTTCAATGTTACTGGTAAGTGTTTTTAATTTTGATTCGTTCATAGCGAAATGGTTTCGTTGTCAGTGGATTCAGGTTGTTGAAAATAGCGGATCGCCCGCAATACATTAAAGTAGGTAAAAATTGTTTTCAGGATTCCATACTTTTTGCGAACAGCGGGTCCGGCATTAGTTGCAAACTGACCAATGACATGGTAGTCTTCCGCACGCAAATTGCCTGGGGAATATTTCATTCGCAGGTAGGATCTCATAAATTCTTCAAAACCAGCATTCAGGTTAGGATCTACTTTAGCCTGAGCGTATTCAAGCGGAGTTTCAGTCTCCCGTTCCAGTCCTGACATGTGGAATCGATAAAGTGCAGCCTGGTAGATGTTATCCGCTTTGGCCGTTCCATTTGAGAATGAAATACGAATCATGCGGTACAGGAAATAAAGTATCGGTAAAAGAAGGATCAGGACAACGATTCCACCTGTGATCTTTGCGGTCAGCCAGGCAATTTCCTGCCACGTCAGTTTCTTTTCGTCTTGTTTTACGGACTTGCTGCCTTTTGTATCTTTTTTAACCTCTTTCTCCTTTTTGGTAATGTGTATTTCGTCAGCAATGATTGGCGAAGGAAATCTTTCCACCTGGTTTTCTATTGAAACTCCTGCTTGCGGCTGTGGTATTTTCTTGGCTTCATCTTTATACGATACTATAATAATAGAGTCACCTGGCTGTATAGCCGAGATCGTAGTGTCCCGCTTGTTATAGAGTATCCTGCAAAGCGAAGCATCGATGGGGCGTGTAAAATTCTTATTGAGGATATAAGGTGTATTAAAGTAGATCAACCCCTTGAATGAAGCGTCCAGTTGTTTTTTTTCTGCAGCTACAGATTCAGCTTTGGCATTAAGCACGAGCCATGGTTCTGGTGGTGGAAGAGGAGGGGTGCCATCAGGCTTAGGTGCGCCTTGCTGGTCTTCATTACCAATGGTCATGTCGAAGTCGAGCCAACCGTAGCCTGGAAAATAGACCTGTGTCCATGCGTGTGCCTGGCTTGCATAGAACCAATACCAACCTTTGTTCTTGTCACTGCGGTTGATCGTTGCAAAACCGGTGGTAAACCTTGCAGGAACCCCAAGCGATCGAAGCATAAAAAGGGAAGCCCCGGCATAGTACGTGCAATAACCTGCGTGTGTTTTGAATAAAAAGTCGTAAAGCATTTTGGAGCTCGGAATATTCGGGTCATCGATAGCTCCGGCTTTTAATGTGTAGCGGAAAATGCGCTTCCCGTTTTCATTTTTCTTTAAAAAGAAATCACGGACTGCAATAACTTTTTCCACGGGGCTGGCATCTTTTGGTACTAATGTTAATGCAAGTTTTGCAATGGAGTCATAGATTTTTCCGGAAGGATAGTCGGTGTAATAGTCATAGAATTTCTTGTCAACAAACCGGTAGTTCTTCACTTTCCGGAGCTCGTCATGACGTTGATCCTGTAAATTTTCGAGCATTGGATTGGACGAGATGTTGTAAACAAAGTAGGCGTTGTTCAGCTCGGAAGTGAAGGAATAGATTTTGTAAGCTGACAGGAATGTTTTTTGAAAATCTCTTTCAACAGGAATTGTTTGGATGGAAAATACACTCGAAGGACCAAGGATAGCATGCTTCCAGGTATTTTCTGAAAGATACACTTGAGCTTCAGTCACCTTGCGATATGCATTCGCCTTCGATTTTCGAATGATGGAAGTGTCGGTGTAGGAATAGTACATGGGCAAGTTAGCCGGGTCGAATTCCATTTCATCGAATGAAGGAACATTAACATCGCGTGTGAAACTTTCCTTCTGTTGGTCGTAGCGCGTGAGGTAGTGAAAAACAAAATAGAGAGGAGCAGGGGAGCCATCAGGAAAATAATTATCAAGCTTGCTGCAGAACATCAACTTGTCTGATTGGCTCATCTTCGAATTGACACGCATGGTGTCTTTCAGACGATAGCCATCATCAGTCTTATCCATCATTCCATAGCGGTCGTCATAGCCATCGTTGTTTTTCGATCCACTGTTATTTCCTTTGTTGTCTTTGGCTCCGCGGGCGGCCAGTTCTTTTTCCACTGCTTTCAGATCCCCCCGAAATAAACTGTCGGTGATTACGAACGCAAAGAAGATCAGAAGAGCAAACAAAGCCAGGCGAATCAAAAACCTTCGCGACTTCTTGAAATCAACTTCTATTTTCTCTGTAAGTACAGGTGAAAGGAATAGCATGTACAGTCCATAAACCATCACCGGAGCCAGGTGCATCAGGATGTATGATAAGCTGATATCTATTGTCGCGGAGGTAGAAACGAGAGTTACAATGGTGAGTATCCCGAATATGATTATGTATGCCCATCGAATTCTGGCGAGCAAAAGTCCAAACACCCAACCAAAAATGAATAAAGTTGAGTAAAGCTGAAACCGTGCGGTAGCATAAAACACATCGAATTCTCCCGGAAGCCGGTTAATAATGCGTTCAAAGAGAAGATATACTATCCAGAGAATGATAAGAGAAACCACCCAACGCGCCCCATAATAATAGAGTGAGTAGGAAAGTGCCAGTCCCAAAGCGAAGTATATTGTTTGTGTAACAATTCCAGTGCTTAGGGACGTGTACGAAAAATTAAGAAAGCGGAGCGTGATGTAACCTATGACGATGGTTGGTATGACTACCAGCACCCATCTGACAAGCAATTGTTGAAATCGTTCTTGTTTATACCAGCTACTCATGATCTAATTCTAATGTGTCGGTGAGCCAGCAATTTTCCCGCCGGCGAAGGGCGTTTTCTATTTCCGTTTCGTTGTGCTGCAACGCCTTTCTCAACGATGACAGCAACCAAGGTTGGCGGAGTTTATCGGAAGGATGTTTTTCCGGACGGAAGAAGATATCTTTAATTCTCAACTGAAAAGGTGACGGAATGGCCGTTGATAATTTGATAATCACTAATGGTATCGATGCAGGCAGGTTGCTCACAATAGCTTCCACTTCATTCACGGGAGTAAGTGATGAAAGACAAACAAATGCCGCTTTGTTGTACTTCACGTAGGCAGTTGGTGGATTATTGTTTTGCCATGAGGCGGCTGTAATTTGAAAGAGCTCAATCTTTTTGTCGCCAAGTCCTGCAATCTTCGGTACTTCCTGATCTTTTGGAATCCTCACATCGTAACCATTACGTTGAACAGCCTCCAATAGATTCCGGACCGAATCCTTATATACATTGAGTAGTTCCGTTTCAAACGCTCCTTCTTTTAAGTTCAAACCATGGAAGAAGCTCACGTATAAATAAAGGTGTGAAGCATAAGGATCTTTGATCTCCGGGATACGGACCACCAATTGACCACTTTTAGCGTAAATCTTCCAGACGATGCGCTGAATATTATCACCTGTTTCAAACTCCTTGTAGTTCACATGTTCACCCTCTACGCGTTTTGGTATCTCAATTCGATACTTTTGTTCCTCGGTGCTATGCGGCTGTGCTTTGATGTTTCGCTCGACTTGCGGCTGAGGGAGTGTATACAGTTGTTGTGTGAATGGAACAGTGCATGGCAGAGAGACAAGTCCTAGCATATCGCAAAATGACACCATAACTCCTTCCACGTCATAAATTCCACGATCGTGCAGAAGCGTTTGTCCGGAGCCACGAATAGCCTGTCGCCACCAGTGACGCGGACGCGGAATGTTGGTGTCAAGAATTACTCTTTCTGAAATGCGCTTTTCTGTAAAGACTAATCGGGCCTGAATCGTTCCCAACAAAGGCCGCAGGGCAGGACCGGTGATCATCACGGAAATAGGAACCCAGCCTGCTTCAGCCTTCTGGCCGTCACCGAATTTTGCTTGCACAGTTATTTTTCTGCCCCTGACAAGGGTCAGAAAATAAGCCCAGGTGGTCAAAGCTGTCAAAAGACTTATGACGAATAACCCAATTACGGTGAATTGTAAAAACCGGATGAATTGGAACATCACCAGCCATAAATTTGAATCGTCCTGCCCGTATTCATTTTTCAGCCACAGGCTGGCAATCCAAAGGATGACCAGTGACAGGATCAACTGCCAGCGTACTCCGGCCAATTTTGACCAATAGGAGGAGGATTTGATGAGTGAAGAGAGAGAAATCGAATTCATGTCAAACTTGAGGTAACAAGAAAGGAAAATATTTTCAATTAAGGTAGATGGCTTTTGTGGCTTTTTCCAGTAACGGTGATGCATTCGAATAATTGTCATCGTTGTTCCGGATGGATTTATTCGCACAGTACACCTTTCAATACGTTTTGATTTAATCTCCGTTTCTCTTTTTTAAGAATGGTTCTAAATTTTCACTCTTTCAAAAATCTTTTTTAATTTTTTTGCTCCACGGAAAAATCTTGTTTTATCTTTGCATCATGCTTCGAGTAACAGAAACATATTTCAACTCAAAACCAGGTAGTGATATTTGGTTTTTGCCTCGGATTTTCAGTTAAATCATCATTGATCTTCAGCTGAAAACCCGGGCATCGTCCGGGTTTTTTATTTACCTGCCATAGCATCAAGCAAAGGGCGGATTATTCACCGGGACAGTTTTAAAAAATTAACGTCATCATTGACGAGTGGAATTATTTTGCCTTGTTTGAAATAAATCCATTGAAAAAATCAAAAGACAGGAAATCCCGGAAGGGAAAAAGACATTGTTATGAAAAGGAAAATACTAAGTGGAAAAGATCTCGTAAAGCTGGGTTACCCGGAAGGACGTGCTGTTGGCATGGCTATCAATATGGTGTTAAAGCACTTTCGCAGAAGCGAAAAAGAGGAGATATACACGATGCTGAAGTCGGTGCTTGCCGCGCCTAAAGACTTCATTGAGGATTCCATCTGGAATAAGGTAGCGCTTGAATTAGTGCCGCGTGAAAAGAAGGCGCTAGTACACGACTTGAACAAACACCGGATCGACTACCGGATTTTCGGAGCGAGTGAGATTGAAGAAGGAGCGCGTAACCAAATGGAAATCGCAATGAAATTGCCAGTAACGGTGGCGGGGGCGTTGATGCCGGATGCACATCAGGGTTATGGATTGCCGATTGGTGGTGTACTTGCAACTAACAACGCTGTAATTCCCTATGGAGTAGGTGTGGATATTGGTTGTCGTATGAGCTTAACTGCTTATGCAATCGATGAAGAATATATGAATAGACATCGGAACAATCTGAAGCAGTTGCTGATTGAGAACACGTGCTTTGGTCGTGAGACTTTCAAAAGACCGAAAGAACACGAAGTACTTGATCGGAAACTTTTCAAAGAGATCGCTATCCTTAAACCGCTGCTGGGAAAGGCAGCCATGCAGATCGGCTCTTCTGGAAGTGGGAATCACTTCGTGGAATTCGGGTTGATCGAATTGGAAGATCAAAATGAATGGAGCATTCCTAAAGGGAAGTATCTCGCGTTGCTGTCGCACTCGGGTTCGCGTGGACTTGGTGCTGAGATTGCGCGGCACTATACCAAAGTTGCAAAACAATTGTGTCTGCTTCCGTCAACGGCCTCCAGCCTTGCATGGCTCGACCTTAACTCCTCAGCTGGCCAGGAATACTGGCAGGCAATGAATTTAGCAGGTGACTATGCATCGGCAAATCATCACCAGATTCATCAGCGTATAGCCGAAGCCCTTGGTGAGCGACCAATGTTCCGGGTAGAGAACCATCACAACTTCGCATGGAAGGAGAAACTCAGCGATGGAACGGAAGTGATCGTTCACCGCAAAGGAGCTACACCGGCGGGAGAAGGGGTGCTTGGAATTATTCCCGGCTCGATGACGGCCCCCGGCTACATCGTCAAAGGAAAAGGAAATCCGAACTCGCTGAACTCGGCATCGCATGGCGCGGGACGACTGATGTCGCGAAGTACGGCAAAGCAAAGCGTCACCAACAAAATGGTGAAGCAGGAATTAGCCAAACATGATGTGACCCTGCTGGGTGGCGGATTGGACGAAGCGCCTATGGCCTACAAAGACATCCGGAAAGTGATGCACTACCAGGATGAATTAGTGGAGACGCTCGGAGTGTTTACTCCGAAGATTGTAAGAATGTGCGGAGATGATTCTCCGTCCGAAGATTAGTTCGGGATTTCAGGTTCAATCATGTTGGGCTGAAACCCGGACGTGAAACTTAAAACCTGAAAACAATGAACCGAATTGAATGGATGGAAAAATACATGGCGAGTGCCGAACAACTGATCAGGGAAAACCGGGTCGATGAAGGTTTGAATGCACTCCACAACCTGCTGTACGATGAACCAGGTTATGGAAATCTGCACAACTATCTTGGATGGGCGTACATGTATTTCACGGAAGATGCAGGCAAAGCTGAATTGCATTTGAAAATGGCAATTCGCTTTGAAAGCGATTATGCTGCTCCTTACCAGCACATGGGATGCCTCCTGAATAGATTGGGCCGGTACTCTGAAGCGATCGAATACTTTCGTGCGGGTTTGACCAAAGGCAATGCCAATCGTGTTGCCATGCTTGAAGGTATCGCAATCGCCAGTGAACTCAGGAATGAATATGCACTGGCAATCCGGTACTTCAAGGACGCGATGCGTGCTTCAGCTGTCGACACTGACATTGACCGCCTGGCTCAAGGTATCAAACGGTGCCGGAGGAAGCGGCTTGCATTTTTTTTTACATTCTAACGAGCGAACCATTTCAATTATG
Proteins encoded in this window:
- a CDS encoding magnesium chelatase, which produces MNESKLKTLTSNIETIIRGKPHEIKYVVAALIARGHILLEDNPGAGKTVLAKTLAQSISEGKIDFHSANGGVAFKRIQFTPDLLPMDLIGSHIYDEAKKDFVFKKGPLFTHVLLADEINRASPKVQSALLECMAENQITAGDATFPLDKFFFTIATQNPIEMEGTYPLPAAQLDRFSMKISFGYVSEEVELDIYNNYLSINNGKNTVKQVLSYSDIIHLQDEAEKVYVHPELMKGVVRIVQGTRKHQEIALGCSTRGGITFVKCLKAWAMVNQRDYVIEDDLRDLAQPVLHHRLIFRNREASRTALQQVVDPEISRLSKMGIKAKK
- the rtcB_2 gene encoding RNA-splicing ligase RtcB; the protein is MKRKILSGKDLVKLGYPEGRAVGMAINMVLKHFRRSEKEEIYTMLKSVLAAPKDFIEDSIWNKVALELVPREKKALVHDLNKHRIDYRIFGASEIEEGARNQMEIAMKLPVTVAGALMPDAHQGYGLPIGGVLATNNAVIPYGVGVDIGCRMSLTAYAIDEEYMNRHRNNLKQLLIENTCFGRETFKRPKEHEVLDRKLFKEIAILKPLLGKAAMQIGSSGSGNHFVEFGLIELEDQNEWSIPKGKYLALLSHSGSRGLGAEIARHYTKVAKQLCLLPSTASSLAWLDLNSSAGQEYWQAMNLAGDYASANHHQIHQRIAEALGERPMFRVENHHNFAWKEKLSDGTEVIVHRKGATPAGEGVLGIIPGSMTAPGYIVKGKGNPNSLNSASHGAGRLMSRSTAKQSVTNKMVKQELAKHDVTLLGGGLDEAPMAYKDIRKVMHYQDELVETLGVFTPKIVRMCGDDSPSED